From Centroberyx gerrardi isolate f3 chromosome 10, fCenGer3.hap1.cur.20231027, whole genome shotgun sequence:
TGCGGGGATTTATCACAGCTGGAATTCCGCGATTACTGATGTTGTCGTCGAATCACTGCACCATATGATGTTAGCGACCGCTTGTTTTAGACTCAATAACCTTGTATCCCtgatggaaatgtgtgtgtatttccccGGCTAGCACAGCCTGTGTTCACTTTTTAAAAATCTATTGAGCCTCCCCCCAAAAGTGCAGTTTCCAGTGGGGTCAAAGATCTAGTTCAAGCAAGACCCGGCTTTGAAAGCAACCGCAGTACAAAATCAATATGCTGTGCgtcaaatatattttcatgaAGAGAAATACTGTGGAGAAAAATCcaacataaaacaatcattattttattctatAAATTAGTAGACCCCATCAACAGCTACATGTTTCCTACTGTCACATGGCAGAAGTAGGGTGCGAACAGGGGAGAAGAAGGAATGGATGTACTGTGGATGAGGAGTTGGGAGGGAATAGGAGAAAACAGGGGAGATGATTGTGGCTGCCATGCTGCTATCTGAAGCTTTTAGTCGCTATCCAGTTCATCGACTGGGCCTCCACCAACCAGCCAATCATATGGGAGCTAGGACCTCAAGCCTCTTTTAGTCTACAATCAACACCCTGCTGATGCTGTGACTGTGGAACACAGCTCACATACAGGAGACATGGATGAGGCATAAAGTAGCCTTGATTTTGTTTTGGCCTGCACTATACTGGTGTTTCTAGCTGGTGATATACATGGGTTTCTCCACCCAGACTGCCGGTACATACTGATAACATGAAgagttttttccttttttcttcttttttgaccCATGATATTCTCTGCctttcagaaaaaaatgtgaaaacataACTCTGGGGGAATGAGACCTTCCAAGTTTTACAATGAGGCATTTCCACGCCATACAACTGTGAATGCTGAATTTGCACCATGTGTGGTTAATTCCCTGGCTTGGTCTTTTCGGTTTGTGCAGAGAAAAGTCTGTGTTTAAACTCACAGCACAGACCTAAATATCCAGGGAGGAGTTACTCTTAAGCCCTGCGGAGGACTATCAGTTTGTTGATAGCAGGAGTGCCAGGGGTATAGATGACTGTTTGGTGTTGTTATCCTCTAAATCTCTCTAAGCATTGGTGTGTGACGGGTGTGTGAAAACTTTGAGTTAGTAGTGCCAGCTGTCTATCAAGGAAACTCTCTTAAGGGTAGTGCACAGATAATTCCTACAGAAATGTTTGTACCATATACATTCCTCATTTTCAACCTTTTATCTCCAACATTACATCTACCTCTTAAAGGCTCTTAAAAATCATTCAGAATCTAGTGCTTTCCAGTCTGAATAAGCGTGTCTCAGGCACCGCGGGACAAACTAACAATGGTGCGGCTGCAGACAGAAAATTGTTCTCTGCTGGATATTAAACTGCCACAACACTTTCCTGGGAGCTATTCCCAGCACTCCTTAATGAAAACAATCACACCGAGCAGAGGGAAATACTGCGTATCACATACGGAAAATAATTCTGCCTGCTGCTTTGACCTAAAACTATTAATTTTGCTATGCCCACTGCACCACGACATATTTGATCAGGTGAATTACATTTTAGGAGTGAGGTTTTATTTCCTAATTACAAAAAGACAAGCATGCTGGTCTCCTGTATATTGGGGTTAAATTCAGTCAAGGTTAGGACGTAATTTGTCtcaatacataataataatgtgctGCTCTAAAACTATACAGATTCAATTCTGGGGTGAAAATTGGACAAATACATAACGTTGTTCAAGGAAGTTGCTTCAACTGTACATAAACTGCAACTTATCTACCAGATAATGTACAAGTGGAACCTCAATATGTGGATGCAAAAAGTTATTCAGTGTGATTTTCATACTTGCAATGCATCTGTTGAACATCTGTTTTGTCATTTCTTAACTCAGTTGAGACTATACTTGTGTAAATGTAGATACTGTGCATCACTTGGAGGTGCGGTGTGAACCAAATTAAATGAGGGATACATATTATCACAGCAATTAAAATTGATCCGTCATGAAGTATACTTTTATAAGGAAGACACACAATGGTTGAAAATAGTTTCAGGAATGTACACGATAGTAATTGAGCATACTTgagatacagtacatacactTAACATCCTCAGTTTTCATCAATAACTTATTCAGGCCTCATGCACATCTCAAGGAGGGCAGATGTGATGTATGAATCCCCTATTGGTCAATTCATCAGTCATATACACAGGAAACACAATATTCCTCTACTATTCTTGCTTGGCACTTCCAATTAAAGACAAAATCATTTGACAAAAAACACCTTCTTCTCTCTTGGCTGTTGCCTTCTTACATAGATcattactgaagtaaaagtccTCAAGAGCACTTAACAAGCAACACTTGTTCAATTTGTTGTGATGGTTGTATCTCTCTCTTCAATTCAAGTGCAATTTATGGCATTAGGACATAAGGACTTGGGCTGAGGCAGTGGTCAGTGTTGCAGCCTCAACAAGCTGCGGCCATCAATCGCAACACGTAATAACAGGCCTTGTCAAACAGGATACATGGAGCTGACTGGTTATCAGATTGATCCACCATGGGCAGTCAGGAAGGGAGGATAGGAGGAAGCAAGAAGGAATTGAGATGGGTGGGCGGTTTAGAGGAAGCAAATAGATTCAAACGATTTAACTCTGTATATGGAGCACAGGTGGGCAATCAGACAGCAGCATATTGCACAGTGGCTTCATTCTCCCTGGGTTGACAAGGCAAGTCATTTCTGAAGCTGTTGGCTTCTCCCTGGGGAGCTGGCATCCAGGTGAGCCAGGAGCAGAACACAACAGATGCTTTGATGGAAAGGAGAAAGGATGTAAAACGCTCCTTGGATCAAAATCTGCCCCCCGAAGAcagaaaatgtcacttcttGGGAAACTGTATAATGTTAATTGAGAGCAAACTGCATTCGTGACTCATAACAGATCACTGGTAGGATATTAATTAATGCCTTTCAAATATGAATGTAGTCAGTTTGGGAGTAGCCAAAAAGaagaacaggaaaaaacaagaggaaaataatgatttttttgcACTGGAGAACTGaattaacatttacattatgATTATTCGTGGCAAAAGCAAATGAGAGGAAAATCTTTTTGTGTAAAGTCACGACTTGTGGATTCATGATGATTCATTTTCCCATTACTCCTCTCATGCATGGAAGAAAAATATACCTAGCAATGGAGATTTAAACCATTGGATTCGCACAATAGCCACAATACCCATTTCTTGTCAAGCTAAATATAAGTATGAGTTAACAAATTAAAGATACATATATTCTACAAAAAGGGTAAGTGTCTAATCCACATGCTGCTTTTATAAAAACCAGAGAATATGCATAATTAAATGAGAACAATACAAATCTCTGCAGTGGTATTGGGCTGTCTCTGGAAATATTAAAGCAAGTAATTAGTTTTTGAAAAGGAAACAGGATTTTGGGAAAGGGGTGGGCACTTTCTGATTTTCAATTAGAGAACGTAGAAAAATAGACCTTCTTAATTAAAACGAAAACTTTAATTACAGAATGAATTTATTCCAATTAACAAGATACATGGCTATGTTGGGCTCTCTCCACCGCCCACGCAGTCAATCTTAATTTACAGAATCACCAGGAAATTCAGATAAATACACTGATTAATATACTGCATATTGTatgcaaaaacacatacaacatACATGTTAAACATTCATTTCTCCATTGCATTAGCAATATGAGAGGGTATTTTCAGCAGCAAAAACGACCAGTTTGCCACTATCATGACAAAAGGATGCTGCTTGACAAATGACGGTGCTCAAACTACTCAAATTACAATAGTGCGTGACTGAATACTTTATAAACAAAGAGGCTTAAAACGCACTATACCTCTTGGGGATGCGTGAGTCTTTGTTGGCATAACGTTTCAGCCACAGGAATTAAGGATGAATACCTGTGTACCTCAGTCACCAGCAGGATTCAAATACCACTTACATGGTGACTGTTCCTCTGAAGTTATGTTTAACACTCAATATGAAAACAAGGGTTCGTTTGGGCAGCCGTCCGTCGCCGCTCCTCTCATCCGTCTCCATCAGACATCAGCTGCTGGACGCACGGACTCGCAACTTAAATGTAACGGTCCTTATCAATCAGTAGGCTCCAACAATAACTGCCTCCACTTCTTTTGACGGTCTCCTGTCCGTTACCAAAAAGTTGATCATTCCCTCTGACTTTATGAGAAGGTTGCAACCCAAGAAGAATATGCCAAACACCACCGTGAGGGACAAAACGCACATGACGGCTATTTGCACGACCCGCATGATGAAGAGGCTCCTCTCGTCCGGAGCGGCGGCCACGAAGCCATTATCAGTCACCACGGATGAAAAGTTGCAGCAAAAAAACTCCTCTGTCTTGTTGAACAGTCCGCTCTCCGTATGGTTGAACCCGGTGGTATTCATCTCCACTTTGTTAAACTTTCAGATATCACCAGCGCGAGGGATGCGAAAGCCGGAAAAAAAGCACCTGACGCGATCCCAGAGAAATTGTCATCAAGTGAAACTAAAGATGATGAGGTGGGGAGTTGAAGAAGTTCCTTCAGATCAGGTAAGGCTCTTCTGGAGTTTATGAACCTGCTTTGGCATCGCATTACTGGAGATTTCATGTGTCCCGTAGCCAGTTTCAGAGCGGAATGAATCCAGCAACCCGTGGTTATTATAGCCCAGCTATACCTGCCTGGGTGAAACCATTCCAGGGCGGGCAGTGCTGAGCAGAGCCAGGACACAGAACACAGCAAGAGCGCCACCATGAGACTGAGCCTCATGTATGTACTGTAGCCtatgtacgtatgtatgtatgtgtgtatgtgtgtgtatgtatgtatgtatgtatgtatgtatgtatgtatgtatgcagttgcgtgtgtgtgtgtattggtgggAGAGAACCAATACAGTTTCAACAAACATAAAAGCCAAAGAAGCAAACAGTCAATTAAGTGCATTATTTTTCCTTGGTTGATTAATAaaatgagatttaaaaaaatctatctatctatctatctatctatctatctatctatctatctatctatctatctatctatctacataaATAGATGGAACCATTATGTGACATTATGTGAAAAACCAGTGGCTCTACTGTTTATAGAGCAATTTGCTTCTATGGAATCACTCATTAACACAGAACTGCTCTATGGCATTGCAAAATCAGTACCCTATACTTTAAtccagtcatttttttttctggtgtctCTAATGATAATTGAAGTCAATGGCGCTGACTTTTATTGCCTTAAATGACAACCAATGTATAGGTCtggtacatgtacacacacacacacacacacacacacacacacacacacacacacacacacacacacacacacacacacacaccatgtggcCCCACCTATAGTGTGTGGATGTTATCAGGGGTCAGAGGATGAAAGGTTGGTATAACAACTGCTACATGGGTTGTGCTGAGGAACCAAGAGGTTCTTTGAATAGTGATGGTAAACAGCACATCACTATTAGACATCATCAAAATTACAAAGAGATATATTTTAAAGTGCAAATTCATcacttttaatttttaacttttattttttcccataCCAGGCGCACAAAGCCATGACACGAAGGAGTAGAACTGAAGCTCAGAGGAAGCAGAACATACACTGACATCTAGTGGGTGTTTTGAATCCAATTCGAGCTTTTATCTGCATAATGCAAGCTATTTGGTTCATAAATGGGATTTAGATCTATCCTACAAGGGATAGACTATTTTTATCATTGTGACACGCTTGGCTGCACTATGTTAAATGGGGTCAAAACAGTTTCATATAAATCACAGACAGTGGAGAGACTCTGTGCTGTGCAACATCTAATTGAGCAGAGTTATCAAGAATTATGTTGACGAAGTGTTTGGGGCTATAATGGTTTCTCATACGCTTATGCAGCACCAAAGATCTCTCTCCAGTAGCAGCAGATGGCAGCATTGTTCAACATGAAACCAATAAAAAAGGCCTAGCACAAAATATATGTAATGTAGACTACGAAGTGAatctgtaaaatataaaataattgctctacagacacacacaggtacagcgcgcacgcacacacacacacacacacgcacacgcacacacacacacacacacacacacacacacacagttgtatgCAGTTCATGTTGTTTATTTAAATGTTCATTTTAATGTTTAGGTTTCAATAGTGTCAAATGCTAATTGTCTACGTGACGCTGCAATGGAGCTTTGattttatttagtcattttCAGACATGCTGAATAAACTCCATCACGTCTCACGTTTCTGTAAGTTCAACCACACCTGGTTGTAAATTAAGCCACAgccagaaagaaagatagaaagcaTAGTTGTTGGATATAACTTTCCTTTTGTTGTtacatgcaaaaaacaaacaaacaaaaaacaacaacaagaaagaaacaaagaacaaagaagaaacaaacatgaaaattcTTAAGCAGCTTATGATGCATCATTCAGCATGATGGTAAAACTATGAACTAAAACAATGAAACTATAAGGTCTAAGCTTTTGCGTCAAAAGAGCCAtggaacaattttttttttgattatgCAACAACTgaaaccaaagagcaccttcaacAAATGCCTCCCCAGGCAGAATCCCAATATAGAAGCCACTCTCTATTCTCTTTTTCGACTTCCTGTCTAAAAACGAATTGAAAATAACCTACAATTTAATTGCAATTAAACAACGAATGCAAATCGCAAAACTATAAGGCCTATAACCCCAGCGGTGCCTGTTTAGGGTTAGCGCTGCTTTTAGGTGCAGCGAAAAAATGCCTACATTTACCAGATGCCAGTGACGCTCCGCTTCAAGAGGATTTCATGATTGACGcagctcgcagccaatcacagaggaGAAACCAGACATTGGCTGGTCGGTCTGTGCTGACTGAGGTTAGATTGTGCTAGAATAATATCTCGCCTGTCCCCTCACCGCTATACATATAATATTCTGGCGGAGAACAGGTGCATACCTAGACAGATCttgcattgctttttttttttttttttttagcactggCTGCACAGCAATCGGACCGAATGGGGGGATTCATGGAGATTGTATGACGGGGCGACTGCAACACAACTAGGGACAAATTATATCAAGGAGTCCAAATAGGTACCATGCGAGCTATTACGGGACCGGCAGTGTCACGCTGATTGTGGACTACTATATACTGAGACGGACTATGGGTCTCGTTTGGAGAAGCCGTGTGTTTGCAGGACCGATTCGTCCAGTTTCAATTAGCCATTAATTGTGCATTAGGTTATGTCTGTTGTTATCCCTATTCAACACGTTGCTGGAAAGCAAGGCTGGAACGGGTCATTGGTTCACTCCATCTATAATTTAGGTAAGTAAAGAATATTCTCATCTTCCATTGCTTGTACACCTTCCGTTAGCAAAATAATGTCACGAGCTTCACTAACATTACATGTGGGTGAATACATagatgatgctgatgctgatgctgacgATGGGAATGGTTCTAATTTCAAATAACCTTTTAACCTAGGATATCATGTGTAGTGTTTATAGGGTATCAGTTGAGTGCTTATTGGCTGTTGACTACTGTTGTCGTTAGATTGTTTTCCCATCTCACTCCTGTCGCATCCCACAGCTGCTAGAATAAACTATGAAGTCAAACTGTAATGTACAGCTATACGAGGTAGGCTAACAGCAGATGGTTGCATCTCTACACTAACCAtggagagagtttgtgtgttgaCACGTCACACCTTTAAAACCACCATGAGAATCATAAATTGATAATCTCACACATGCATTTTCTACTGGAAAACTGTTACAAACGACTGTCGCCTATAACTGCTTGATATCGCCTCACAGGAGCACACCTCTAcctctgttgttgtttggtgtgaTTAGAGCAGTTACAGTAGATTGGCACGATGGGATTAAGGGGATCAGCTCTCTGGTGCATCTGGTGGCTATAATAGCCCAGTAATCAGAGAGTCaggtttgtgactggaaggtttgAAACCTGGGTCTGAcagagtgaatgagtaatgctctctcctctcacaaGGGCTGCCtttgaggtgcccttgagcaaggcacttaacccccattCACTCAATGGCCAACAGTAGCAGACTGTGGTTGGACTTGGCCACTCCCAGGTCTGAAGGAGAATATCTCGATGAGTGTGTAGCATGGCTCTGCTGCTGA
This genomic window contains:
- the rprma gene encoding protein reprimo A, which translates into the protein MNTTGFNHTESGLFNKTEEFFCCNFSSVVTDNGFVAAAPDERSLFIMRVVQIAVMCVLSLTVVFGIFFLGCNLLIKSEGMINFLVTDRRPSKEVEAVIVGAY